GGCGGGCGGCTCGTTGTTCAGCAGACGGCCGTGCATCCGGCGTGGTGGATGCCCGGTCATGGCGAACCCCGCCGGGTGGCACCGGCACCACGGATCGCGTGCGCGCGCGTCAAAGAAGAAGAGTTAGATTCTCTGTTAGATTCTTCTATAGAGTCCGTCGCGCGATTTGCGCCTAATGTCCCGATACTGCGTGCGCCTAATGTCCCGATAGGATTCACAGGGGTTTCCACAGGCACTGTGGATGGATTTCCGGGCCGGAAACGCAGCAGTTCTCGCCCGTCCTCCCATTCGATCTGGAGGCCGTATCCGGGCAGCGGCTGGCGGGCCGCGATGCGGCGCAGGTCGAGCGCGAAGTCGGACGGTCGCGCGAGGCTGCCGGACTTCTGATGGAGATGGGAAACCTCGAACGTCCAACCCTCGGGCTGGCGTCCGGCGTGCTTGCGGGCGACGCGATAGAGCCAACGTTCGATGCCGCCGGTCAGCCGGAAATATGCTGGGTCGATGGTCAGCACCAGCGAGCGGTCGATGACGCTGGTGTAGAGCCATTCGGGCAGGACGAACTCCATGCCCTCGACACGCCCGGCGCGCGTCGTCATCTCCTCCCATTCGTTGATCCACGAGAACTGCCGCCGCCGCCAATGCTTCCCGTTGCGGATCGTGGTGGCGATGACGGTGGATTGCAGGCGGGCGAGCGCGGACTTGAGCAGCATGTAGTCGCGATTGCCTGTGGCTCGCCCGATCGCGCGCAGGAGCTGATAGGGCATGAAGCGGAAGAACCGCGACGTGGCGAAGCCGCTGTTCTCGGCCGCGACGATCTGCGAGGCGGCCCAGATCAGCACGTCCGCGTCCCATATCGTCGCCATGCCGTGCTCGGGCATGGCGAAGACCTGCACCTGCACGTCGGCGGTCCTGTAGCGAATCGGTTTCAGGCGCGGACGTTTGCCGAGCGAGAAGAAGGGCCGTTCCATCAGATCGCGCTGGTCGCGCGGCGGCGCATCGCCCGTCGCGACAACAAAGGGATCGAGCTGGCTGCGTTCGCTGGTTTCGGCCGGCTGCGCGGGCCGGGCATCGTCGTCGCGCAGCATTTTACAGTTCGTCCCGCTCTTTGGGCGTCAGCGGACGCGCGGGAAAGACCGTGCCGGCGTTCTTGTCGCTGGTGGATTTGCGGGTTCCGACAGCGGACCACGATTCGAGATCGCGGACGGCGTAGAGGACGCGGCCACCGATCTTGCGGTAGACAGGGCCGGTCCCGTAAGTCCGGTGTTTCTCAAGGGTGCGGATGGATATACCGAGAAAGCGCGCGGCCTCCTTGGTGCGCAGCAGGCGCGGCGGCAGGTCTGCGTTGCGTCTCGCCATATGGAATACCTCCGGTTCGTCAGACAGGCGGCTGTCGGGAGCGACAGCGGGCTGTGGCGAACGATGGCGAGGGATCGGCGGCCTGTAGCGTGCCGTATTCGCGCCTATGCGCTGGCGGCACCCCCCTGCGAGGCAAAAAACGAAGGGATTTCAGCGGCGGCTCATTGCTTGCCGCGCCGAATTGGCGAAGACATTGCCGCGTGCTTGGGATAAGAACGCAGATAGAGCAGACGCGCTGCTTCGGGGCTTAGTAACCCCTGTTGGCGGTTGGTGCCGGCCGTGACGGCACCAAACTCCTCGAACCTTATGGTCGGGGAGCCCATGGCGTATGTCCAGGGCTTCTCGCCTAAAGGTCATGGGGCCGTCCAACACGGTTACTAACTCCCCGATCACCAGGTCAGAGGGGCCATTTGCGGGGGCGCACCGCAAGCAAGGCTCTTCCGGGAAGAAGGGGAAGGACGATGAGAACTCCCATCGAACTCGATCCCGATGTGGACGACATAGCGCCTGCGGGAAACACCATCACGCCTTATGACGAACAGCACCACGTCACCTATCTGCGCCTTTTGGACGCAAAAGCGGATGGTGCCGACTGGAAGGAAGCGGCGCGCATCGTGCTGCACCGTGATCCTGTTGACGATGAAGCGCGGACGCGGCGTTGCTGGGAAAGCCATCTAGCGCGCGCCGAATGGTTTTCGCGCGAGGGCTATAAGCGGCTTCTGGACCAGTCGGCGGCGGACGAACGGTGAGCGCGAGGACGGTCAAGTCCTGCCGCGTTTGATCGGATAGTGCAGCAGCAGCCGATAGCCGCCGTGCATCATCTGAAAGCCGTGGGCGACGAGACGGCGGGCCTTGTTCTTGCGCGGATCGCTCTCGAAATCCTCTTTGGTGCCGCGAAAGCCGAGGAGGACTTCAGCGATGGTTCGGTAGCTCTCGCCGCGCAGTTTCGCGTCGAGCGCGCGCAGGGACAGGATATGCCATTGCCGAAGCTGGTTGGGCAGGTTTCCGAAGGGCGGTCCCGGCGGACGCCCTTCGACCGAACGCCAGAAGCGACGGGCAGCATGCGAGCGGAGGTCCATGAAGGCATCGAGGGGCACTCTGGCGACATAGAGGGTCGTGGCGTCCGGTGTGGCGTTCGGCAGCCAGAATTGATGAGTGACGCCATCGGCCTGCCAGATGCCATGCCAGCCATCGGCAGCGCGGCGCAGGTCAAGGCCATCAAGACGGGCGAGCGTGATGACGGGTTCGGTCTCGTCGGTTTCGTTCACGACGGGCGAGAGGATGACCGCCTGCGGCTGAAGCCGTGGAGACCAGAACAAGGATTGGCTGTCAGAGAGCGTATCGGGATCGTGCGGGAAATCGCAATCCCCAGCGTTGCGCAAATGTTTCCAACCGCTCGGCATCCGGTCGCCCGATCCGGGTGATCGACAGGAAATCATCACGGTATCCGTCGTGGCGACGGAGATATTCCCAAGCGAGACCGGAAGTCGCGATTTTCTTTGCGTGCCCGTAAGCCCCCGGAACCCGCCAATCGATACTCAACATGGCGTCACCTCCCTATGCCGGGCAGCGCAGGGCCGCGCCCGGATAAAGAGATTTCAGGATGGCCGAAAGGTGCTGTAGTCGTTCAGTCGCGATAACTGAAACGCGCAACTGAATAAATCACTTGGTTATCTTTCACTTAACAGTGCTGGCATGTTTCTGCGAGCCGGGCCATGCCCGGCGAGCGGCGGCCGTGTTTTTCGCACGGCCGCGCCGCCGATCCGCACTGCCGGATCGACGGAAAAATCGCGCAATCGGAGGACTTGCAACGGAAAGCCGTAGAGCCGAAACCGGCTCTACGGCGTGATGATCATCGCGTCTTCAAGCGCTGCATCCCCTCGGCCAGCGTCCAGAGCGCGCGATTGAGAGTCACGTTCTGGTCGATGCCGTTGATGGGCCGGGTCTGGCTGCGCCGAATGCGGCCTTCGGCATTGCGCTTCTGGCCGTGCAAGCCGCCGCGCACCATGTTCTCCTGAATGGTGTTGTAGGTCATCCAGAGGCTTCGCCCGGCATCCTCGCGGCGGCGCGGCTGGATGATCTGGTCCGGGCGGATCGGGCTTTCGTCTTCGCCATAGCGGGCGACAAGGCTGGCCTCGGCCAGAACCCGGCGCTCATCTTCACCAAGCTGGATTTCCTTCATGGTCTCGCTGGCGTCGATCAGCCGGGGGAAGTCCTCCGCGACGGTATAGACACCTTCGATGATGTCATGCTGGATGTTGCCCTTGTGGGGAACGCGCACGTCCTCGAACCGCTCGCCCGCCACAAGGCTGTTGGTGCAGACGAAACGCAGCATCCCGGCGAACATCTGGTAGCTGCTGGTCCCGTCATGGGAATTGATGATGATGACTTCCGCTGCCTCCGGTTTGCCGATGCCGTCATCCCGGCGCAGGCGCAGCATATGCTTGGCGTGGCCGTGGCGGCTGCCGTCGCGCGGAACCGACTGCACGGCGAAGAACGGGAACCATCCTTCCCGACGCAACCCTTCCACAATGTCGATGGTGGGAACATAGACATACCGCTCCGACCGGCTGTCATGCGCCTCGCGGGCGAAGATGGACGGGACGTGTCGGAAAAGCGCCTCGTTGTCGAGAGCTTCGCGCCCGCTGATCTGGTGAGCATTGCGGCCGAACCGGGTGGCGAGATGATGATAGGTCATGGTCTCTTTCCTTTGGCTTGGGTTGGAGCGCAGCGCTGCGCTGCAACCCTGGCCGTCGCCGAGACCGGGTGTGCAAACGGAGGGAGGCTTCGCGGGGAACCGGCTGCACGGAGCGCGGCACGCGCGGAGGAAGCTGGGCGGGAGCCTCTCGAAGTGCGCCGAGGGCGGAGCCCTAAGCACTCCACCCGGCCAGAGCGGAGCGGAGGCCGGGGAGAAGATCTGATCGGGATACTCCCAGACACGAGGGCCGTGTCTCCCGATCTCCTTGTTCCTTGAGAGGCGGCGGCCATGAGCAAGAAGAAGCCCCGCTCGGCTGAGCGGGGCAATTCGGGGAGCTGGTCTTAGTCGCCGTTGCGGCGGGACCAGATGAGGTTGTGTCCGCTGCCGTCCTCGGCTTCGACCAGGCTGGCGTAGATCGGTGCCGGGAAGCTCGGATCGTCCAGCTTGACGGAGAGATATTCGCGCTGCGTCTCGCGGGCGATCTTCTTCCAGGCTGCGCCGAACTCGGTGGCTCCGGCGAAGATACGGAAGTCGGGGCCGCGCTCGCTGTCGCCCTCGGTGGCGGTAAACTTGGCCTTGACGTTGAGGGTCAGGGTCTTGACCGCGCCGGTGAAGCCCACGCCGTTCTCGTTCTTGGTGAAGGTGCCGATGGTCGCCATTGTCGTATTCCTTTTCCTGTCGGGCCGCACCATTGCGACCTCGATGCGGGTCGGCCGACCGGGGACGATCGGCCCGCAACATCCGGCGAGGACTTTTTCGTTGGCGATGCAAAGCCGGCCTCGGCCGGCGGCGGGCAAAAGCCGCAGGCGGCGTGTTGCGGGGTGGAGATCGAGGCGGCGCTTGCGTCGCCAGTCTTCGGTCAGACCCATGCGAATCGAGGACGCGGATGGGCGTCCGAAACAGGAAATCGAGTGAAATACGGCATTGGCCACCGTCTGCGCTTCGCCGGGATCGGGGACGGTGCTTCAAGGGTTGCGCCGGTGTGGTCTTCCCTGACCGACCGGCAAGGCAAGTTCACCTATTGCCGGCGCGTGCTTGCGGGTGTGGTCTCGTCTGACCTTCGCCGGTGCTGGCGCGTCCGGTGTGGCTGGCAGACTGTTTGCGAAGCGCTGCGCCATGCCTCGGCCAAGCGGATGGTCTGGGCTTTCCCGGCGCTGAGCCGCCTGCCGGATGAAGCGGACGGAAAGCCCTACCTCGTCATGATCCTGCGTGGGGGCTAGGCTAGGCTCCCCGAATTGCCTTACTCAATCGGGTGGGGCTTGCCGCGAAATGGCCACTGACGGCCCTTCGCGTTATGGGATTGAAGCCGAATGGCGGAAACGCGCCAACGGCGTGGTTCCGGCGCAGCCGAAAGCCCGGCCCGAAGGGCAACGCCCTTGTTCAGTGCCGTGCCGTCCAAGGATCAATAACCGGAACGCCTGCCGCATTGAAGGCGCTGGCATCGCGGGTGGCGACCGAAAAGCCGTGAGCGGTGGCGATGGCAGCGATATAGCCGTCCGGTGTGGGAAAGCCCTTACCCGCATTTCGTGCCGCAACGGCAAGGTCGGCATAGTGGCGGGCGGCGTCCGTATCGAAAGGGAGGATTCGACCGTCGAACAGGGCAAGATGTTCGTCCAGCGTGGCGGCGAGCTTCTGTTTGCGCCGTCCGTCCGGCAGCGCCCCGATGCCGAACAACAGCTCCGCGACGGTGACGCTGGACAGATAGAGGGTTTCGGCGGCCTGCTCGTCCAGCCAGTCGCGCACGGCGGAGTCCGGCTCCGGCTTCATCGCTTCGGAGACGACATTGGTATCCAGAACGATCATTCAAAGCTCATCGGCTTGGCGGGCGTCCTGTCACGGGCCTGTTCCACGGACTCGAAATCGGCATTGGTCAGCCCGGCTTTTCGGCTCAGCGCCGACAGGGCGGACCCGATGCGCAGGCGGTCGGCTGGTCGAACCGCCGCTTCCAGAATATTGCGCATTTCGGCCTCGGCGCTGCGACCATGATGAGCCGCGCGCACCTTGAGGGCGCGGTGCGCCTCTTCGGACAGGTTGCGAATGGTGACGGCGGGCATCTGATGGCGTCTCCGGTCTGGTGATGGCGATGCTATCAATATAGATAATATGCTATCGCCCTGCAAGACGATGCGATTATCGAGCGGGCTGGCCGACGCCTGCCGCCAATCGCATCCATGCCGCTATGCCGACGCATCCGCCCCCGACGATGCAGAAGATTTGCCGCCAGACTTCGGACGGCACGGCTTCCTTGGTGACGCCATAGACCATCGCATAGCCCGCGACGGCGGCGGGAACGGCGAACACTAGCGCCACGATCAGGCGGATGACGGGGGTGCGGATCGTCTCGAACAGCACCGCCAGGATGCCGAAGGCGACGCCAGCGGAAAACAGGCCGACCAAGCCCGCGCCTATCAGGCCGGAGCCGGTCTGATAGGCGAACTGCGCGGCGGTCAGCCCAAGCATGAAGGGGAGCGGATAGATAGCGAGCGTGTAGGCGAGAACGCAGAGAAGCGCGATCAGCGCAACGCTCATGAACATCACCGCGACCATGATCCTTCACCTTCTACTTGTCGCACCGCCTTTGTGCCGTCGCGATTCTGACGGCTGGATCGTCGGCAAGGTGCCAATGCTTGCCTGTCCTGTCGATCGTGCGAGACCGGACTATTGTTGAACTGTCGAGGTTATCCGGCCGCGCGGGGAAGTCGCGCGGCCGGGAATCTTTCGAATGGAAGGCCGGGACCGCTGGCGCGGCCCCGGCTCGCCGCTCATTCCGCCGCAACGGGGAAAGGCTCGTTCTCCAAGGTCCCGGCGCTGTCAGCCTCCGGCATGTCCTCGGCCATGGCGGGGGCCTCCGGCTGCTCGTCGTCCAGCCACGCGGGCCGCTCGGTTCGCAGCAGGGGCGGCAGCCATCCGGTTCCGGCAAGAAGCTGCTCGGCGGCTTCGGCCATCTCCTGCTTCTTCTTGCCCGCGATCCGTTCGGCGGCTTCGTCGCCGAGGGCTTCGCGCACGGCGACGAGGATTTGGGCCTTGGTGACGCGCCCAAGATAGGCCCGCACGGTGGGCGTCCAGTG
This genomic window from Aureimonas sp. OT7 contains:
- a CDS encoding replication initiator protein A is translated as MLRDDDARPAQPAETSERSQLDPFVVATGDAPPRDQRDLMERPFFSLGKRPRLKPIRYRTADVQVQVFAMPEHGMATIWDADVLIWAASQIVAAENSGFATSRFFRFMPYQLLRAIGRATGNRDYMLLKSALARLQSTVIATTIRNGKHWRRRQFSWINEWEEMTTRAGRVEGMEFVLPEWLYTSVIDRSLVLTIDPAYFRLTGGIERWLYRVARKHAGRQPEGWTFEVSHLHQKSGSLARPSDFALDLRRIAARQPLPGYGLQIEWEDGRELLRFRPGNPSTVPVETPVNPIGTLGARSIGTLGANRATDSIEESNRESNSSSLTRAHAIRGAGATRRGSP
- a CDS encoding helix-turn-helix domain-containing protein; amino-acid sequence: MARRNADLPPRLLRTKEAARFLGISIRTLEKHRTYGTGPVYRKIGGRVLYAVRDLESWSAVGTRKSTSDKNAGTVFPARPLTPKERDEL
- a CDS encoding DUF2285 domain-containing protein; amino-acid sequence: MRTPIELDPDVDDIAPAGNTITPYDEQHHVTYLRLLDAKADGADWKEAARIVLHRDPVDDEARTRRCWESHLARAEWFSREGYKRLLDQSAADER
- a CDS encoding DUF2285 domain-containing protein; its protein translation is MLSPVVNETDETEPVITLARLDGLDLRRAADGWHGIWQADGVTHQFWLPNATPDATTLYVARVPLDAFMDLRSHAARRFWRSVEGRPPGPPFGNLPNQLRQWHILSLRALDAKLRGESYRTIAEVLLGFRGTKEDFESDPRKNKARRLVAHGFQMMHGGYRLLLHYPIKRGRT
- a CDS encoding DUF6499 domain-containing protein → MLSIDWRVPGAYGHAKKIATSGLAWEYLRRHDGYRDDFLSITRIGRPDAERLETFAQRWGLRFPARSRYAL
- a CDS encoding DUF932 domain-containing protein; amino-acid sequence: MTYHHLATRFGRNAHQISGREALDNEALFRHVPSIFAREAHDSRSERYVYVPTIDIVEGLRREGWFPFFAVQSVPRDGSRHGHAKHMLRLRRDDGIGKPEAAEVIIINSHDGTSSYQMFAGMLRFVCTNSLVAGERFEDVRVPHKGNIQHDIIEGVYTVAEDFPRLIDASETMKEIQLGEDERRVLAEASLVARYGEDESPIRPDQIIQPRRREDAGRSLWMTYNTIQENMVRGGLHGQKRNAEGRIRRSQTRPINGIDQNVTLNRALWTLAEGMQRLKTR
- a CDS encoding DUF736 domain-containing protein; translation: MATIGTFTKNENGVGFTGAVKTLTLNVKAKFTATEGDSERGPDFRIFAGATEFGAAWKKIARETQREYLSVKLDDPSFPAPIYASLVEAEDGSGHNLIWSRRNGD
- a CDS encoding type II toxin-antitoxin system VapC family toxin, encoding MIVLDTNVVSEAMKPEPDSAVRDWLDEQAAETLYLSSVTVAELLFGIGALPDGRRKQKLAATLDEHLALFDGRILPFDTDAARHYADLAVAARNAGKGFPTPDGYIAAIATAHGFSVATRDASAFNAAGVPVIDPWTARH
- a CDS encoding plasmid stabilization protein, translated to MPAVTIRNLSEEAHRALKVRAAHHGRSAEAEMRNILEAAVRPADRLRIGSALSALSRKAGLTNADFESVEQARDRTPAKPMSFE